From the Streptomyces syringium genome, one window contains:
- the mnmA gene encoding tRNA 2-thiouridine(34) synthase MnmA: MTDFPGAPSGPRDGRRLRVLAAMSGGVDSAVAAARAAEAGHEVTGVHLALSANPQSFRTGARGCCTIEDSRDARRAADVIGIPFYCWDLAERFREDVVEDFIAEYEAGRTPNPCLRCNEKIKFAALLDKALALGFDAVCTGHYATVVLNEDGTRELHRASDMAKDQSYVLGVLDEKQLAHAMFPLGDTLTTKDEIRAEAERRGLAVAKKPDSHDICFIADGDTQGFLAKHLGTSEGDIVDESGTKIGTHEGAYGFTIGQRKGLRIGHPAPDGKPRYVLDISPVNNTVTVGPVEALDVTALTAIKPRWCGVAPEGVGTYTAQLRAHGGETSVTAELVGEELRVSFAEPVRGVAPGQAIVLYDGTRVVGSATIAATDRVPAGAAHSG, translated from the coding sequence ATGACTGACTTCCCCGGTGCACCTTCAGGACCTCGCGACGGCCGTCGCCTGCGCGTACTCGCCGCCATGTCCGGCGGCGTCGACTCCGCCGTTGCGGCCGCCCGTGCCGCCGAGGCCGGGCACGAGGTGACCGGCGTGCACCTCGCGCTGTCCGCGAACCCGCAGTCCTTCCGCACGGGCGCGCGCGGCTGCTGCACCATCGAGGACTCGCGCGACGCCCGCCGCGCCGCCGACGTCATCGGCATCCCCTTCTACTGCTGGGACCTCGCCGAGCGCTTCCGTGAGGACGTGGTCGAGGACTTCATCGCGGAGTACGAGGCCGGGCGCACGCCCAACCCCTGCCTGCGCTGCAACGAGAAGATCAAGTTCGCGGCGCTGCTCGACAAGGCCCTCGCGCTCGGCTTCGACGCGGTCTGCACCGGCCACTACGCGACGGTCGTGCTGAACGAGGACGGCACCCGCGAGCTGCACCGCGCGAGCGACATGGCCAAGGACCAGTCGTACGTCCTCGGCGTGCTGGACGAGAAGCAGCTGGCGCACGCGATGTTCCCGCTGGGCGACACCCTGACGACCAAGGACGAGATCCGGGCCGAGGCGGAGCGACGCGGCCTGGCCGTGGCGAAGAAGCCCGACAGCCACGACATCTGCTTCATTGCCGACGGTGACACCCAGGGCTTCCTCGCCAAGCACCTGGGCACGTCCGAGGGCGACATCGTCGACGAGTCCGGCACCAAGATCGGCACCCACGAGGGCGCGTACGGCTTCACCATCGGCCAGCGCAAGGGCCTGCGCATCGGCCACCCGGCCCCCGACGGCAAGCCGCGCTACGTCCTGGACATCTCTCCGGTGAACAACACGGTGACCGTCGGCCCGGTGGAGGCCCTGGACGTGACCGCCCTGACCGCGATCAAGCCCCGCTGGTGCGGGGTGGCCCCGGAGGGCGTCGGCACGTACACGGCGCAGCTGCGCGCGCACGGCGGCGAGACGTCGGTGACGGCCGAGCTCGTCGGCGAGGAGCTGCGCGTGTCCTTCGCCGAGCCCGTCCGCGGCGTGGCCCCCGGCCAGGCCATCGTGCTCTACGACGGCACCCGGGTCGTCGGCTCGGCCACGATCGCGGCGACGGACCGTGTCCCGGCGGGTGCGGCCCACAGCGGCTGA